The following coding sequences are from one Acidobacteriota bacterium window:
- a CDS encoding winged helix-turn-helix domain-containing protein, whose protein sequence is MLIRGGDEVQVSPKAIELLLLLVESGDRVVTRTEIMDRLWQDTFVEEGNINFHISNLRRALGQNGKPESQYIRTVPRKGYKFIADIRQPDEDALKSPDNRPSIRSRPRRWQPFALAGAMIAIVGVVFATILGSGIRGEQVRANNTAADVPAEAVALYKKGKRVWESRVFTEQDPGELFRQAIAIAPNYLDAHVALADTHAFDATPEKAEQVIATARKIGGDSADLLATEAFIRMFHYWDWAGAESGFRNAIAIEPENAKSRHWYGVLLLLTGRLDEARAEMRRARELSPDSLIIASDLGQLEYFAGDLSAAATELENVLRIEPRFTMARRYLADVREARGEESEAFEERLKSVVRTSDSVVESQRVFESSGLRGIWTQSVGSGRCGADAANPYDCARTFAKLGDDEKALDQLEIAVQKRVFHSPFVSVDPVFRRLRDNDRFRGVVDAIASGNAIARK, encoded by the coding sequence ATGTTGATTCGAGGCGGCGACGAAGTACAGGTCTCACCAAAAGCCATCGAATTGCTTTTGCTTTTGGTGGAATCTGGTGACCGGGTCGTGACCCGCACGGAGATAATGGACCGGCTCTGGCAGGATACTTTCGTTGAGGAAGGGAACATTAATTTCCACATCTCGAATCTCCGACGGGCGCTCGGGCAGAACGGGAAGCCGGAATCGCAGTACATCCGAACGGTCCCGCGAAAAGGATATAAATTCATTGCGGACATCCGGCAACCGGACGAAGATGCCCTGAAATCGCCAGATAATCGGCCGAGCATCCGCAGCCGGCCTCGCCGTTGGCAACCGTTTGCACTTGCGGGGGCGATGATTGCGATCGTCGGGGTAGTGTTCGCAACGATCCTCGGATCTGGGATTCGCGGCGAACAAGTTCGAGCAAACAATACGGCGGCCGATGTGCCAGCAGAGGCGGTCGCTCTTTATAAGAAGGGCAAGCGGGTTTGGGAGAGCCGGGTTTTCACGGAACAAGATCCCGGCGAACTTTTCCGGCAGGCGATCGCGATCGCACCCAATTATTTGGACGCCCACGTCGCCCTGGCCGATACGCATGCATTCGATGCAACGCCTGAGAAGGCGGAGCAGGTAATAGCGACTGCTCGTAAGATCGGCGGGGATTCGGCGGATCTGCTTGCGACCGAAGCTTTCATACGAATGTTCCATTATTGGGACTGGGCGGGTGCCGAATCCGGGTTCCGGAACGCGATCGCCATCGAACCGGAGAATGCCAAGTCAAGGCACTGGTATGGCGTGCTGCTTTTATTGACAGGGCGCTTAGATGAAGCAAGGGCCGAGATGCGGCGGGCACGGGAGCTTTCACCGGATTCGCTGATCATCGCTTCCGACCTCGGCCAGCTTGAGTATTTTGCCGGCGATCTTTCAGCCGCCGCGACAGAACTCGAGAACGTGCTACGGATCGAACCGCGGTTCACGATGGCCCGGCGATATCTTGCCGACGTTCGCGAGGCCCGAGGCGAGGAATCGGAGGCGTTTGAAGAGCGGTTGAAAAGCGTTGTCCGGACGTCGGATTCGGTCGTCGAATCGCAACGGGTTTTCGAGTCAAGCGGGCTGCGGGGTATATGGACGCAATCGGTCGGAAGCGGCCGATGCGGTGCGGACGCCGCAAATCCTTACGATTGCGCTCGCACCTTTGCGAAACTTGGGGATGATGAGAAGGCACTCGATCAGCTTGAGATCGCCGTTCAGAAGCGGGTCTTTCATTCGCCGTTCGTCTCGGTCGATCCGGTTTTCAGACGGCTGAGGGACAACGACCGATTCCGCGGGGTGGTCGACGCAATCGCCTCGGGGAATGCGATCGCCCGTAAATAA
- a CDS encoding tail fiber domain-containing protein, protein MNIRRLGFLFLLLGIFLGQSIAQSTSFTYQGELQFSGQPANGNFDLEFLLYDAATAGTQIGTTQTRSNVAVTDGRFTVSLDFGANFTGPERFLEIRVRQAGGGGFTILDPRQRIGSSPYAIRSISANTATTADSATNATNAVNATNAVNATNATTAATATNALNLGGVAANQYVVTTDPRMTDARTPTAGSADYIQNSNVGQTGNFAISSTGRAAVFNATSLFQLNGVNVLRTGGVNNLYIGPGTGGSSTGSIQENTFVGTSAGPSNAGAHNTFVGFRTAFANTTGLYNTFVGSETGDVNTTGRDNAFFGANAGGANTTGEFNTFIGTSSGILNVDGSRNTTLGYGASLGGPSLTFATAIGSGSLADANNTVVLGRPEDEVRVRGSLRIDTSIRAPQYNVGTMRVITGFGNDNLFLGNGSGVSSTAAALENIYAGVGAGAASTASEANVFIGARAGATNVLGSGNTLIGWQANVSNSGLTFATAIGANSTVSTSNTIALGRSNGADTVNIPGNLNVVGTFTGNIPSGSTNYVQNRTTQQATTNFNISGNGTAGGTLTGNIVNATTQYNIAGNRVLSVAGTDNTFAGRFAGNVNTGSANSFFGTGAGELNTTGIENSFFGRAAGINNTTGSENSIFGRSAGLENIAGNQNSFFGRNAGRNTNANLNTMIGYNAGQANTTGIRNTLIGALADVGAPGLTNATAIGAEATVSTSNTIALGRSNGADLVRIPGRLRLGVFSAPSATNLCIDGGNLEVTTCSSSIRYKENISDYTLGLGLVRRLRPVYFDWKHSGVRDFGLVAEEVAAVEPLLATTNKDGEIQGVNYERIGVVLVNAVNEQQTRIESQQRQINELLDANRRQQAQIEVLTKIFCLDNPNAEFCPSKK, encoded by the coding sequence ATGAATATTCGTCGGCTAGGATTCTTGTTTTTACTTCTTGGCATCTTTCTCGGGCAATCAATTGCCCAGTCCACGTCGTTCACCTACCAGGGCGAACTTCAATTCAGCGGCCAGCCCGCGAATGGAAATTTTGATCTTGAGTTTCTGCTCTACGATGCCGCGACCGCCGGCACGCAGATCGGGACGACACAGACGAGATCGAATGTGGCCGTCACCGATGGGCGTTTTACCGTATCTCTCGACTTCGGAGCAAACTTCACCGGCCCGGAACGCTTTCTTGAGATTCGCGTCCGGCAGGCGGGCGGCGGCGGCTTTACGATTCTTGACCCAAGGCAACGCATTGGCAGTTCGCCTTATGCAATCCGAAGCATCTCGGCAAACACGGCAACGACCGCCGATTCCGCAACCAACGCGACCAATGCCGTAAATGCCACCAACGCTGTCAATGCAACAAATGCGACAACGGCCGCCACCGCAACAAACGCACTCAATCTCGGCGGTGTCGCGGCTAACCAGTATGTCGTAACAACCGATCCACGAATGACCGATGCCCGAACGCCGACCGCCGGAAGCGCCGATTACATCCAGAACAGCAATGTAGGACAGACAGGCAACTTCGCAATAAGCAGCACCGGCAGGGCTGCCGTGTTCAATGCAACAAGCTTGTTTCAGCTAAACGGAGTAAACGTGCTAAGGACAGGCGGCGTCAACAATCTGTATATCGGCCCAGGGACAGGAGGCAGTTCGACGGGTTCAATTCAGGAGAACACGTTCGTAGGCACTTCGGCAGGACCGTCAAACGCCGGCGCACACAACACATTTGTCGGCTTCCGAACCGCCTTTGCGAATACTACCGGTCTTTACAATACCTTCGTAGGCTCAGAAACAGGTGACGTAAATACTACGGGACGCGATAACGCGTTCTTTGGAGCTAATGCGGGCGGAGCAAATACGACAGGCGAATTTAATACATTTATCGGTACGAGTTCAGGGATTCTAAATGTCGACGGTTCCAGAAACACAACACTCGGATACGGAGCGTCTCTCGGCGGCCCGTCGCTCACTTTCGCGACCGCGATCGGATCCGGTTCATTGGCTGATGCAAATAACACGGTCGTGTTAGGCCGCCCGGAGGATGAAGTCCGCGTGAGAGGATCACTCAGGATCGATACTTCCATTCGTGCACCTCAATATAACGTCGGCACTATGCGGGTGATCACCGGTTTCGGCAACGACAATCTGTTTCTCGGAAACGGTTCCGGAGTTTCGAGCACTGCGGCCGCATTGGAAAATATATATGCAGGCGTCGGTGCCGGCGCGGCCTCGACCGCAAGTGAGGCGAATGTTTTCATCGGCGCTCGAGCTGGGGCCACAAACGTTCTCGGCTCTGGCAATACTCTTATTGGTTGGCAGGCGAATGTTTCCAACAGCGGTCTTACCTTCGCAACTGCCATAGGTGCGAATTCCACAGTAAGCACCAGCAACACGATCGCCCTCGGCCGTTCGAATGGTGCAGACACGGTCAACATCCCCGGAAATCTGAATGTTGTCGGAACGTTCACCGGAAACATCCCCAGCGGCAGCACGAACTATGTTCAGAATCGGACAACGCAGCAGGCTACGACCAATTTCAACATCTCCGGCAACGGCACCGCGGGCGGCACCTTGACGGGCAACATTGTCAACGCGACGACCCAATACAACATCGCCGGCAATCGCGTTTTGAGCGTCGCAGGTACGGACAATACGTTCGCCGGCCGCTTTGCCGGGAACGTGAACACCGGCTCAGCAAATTCATTCTTCGGAACGGGAGCCGGCGAGCTCAATACCACCGGGATCGAGAATTCGTTTTTCGGCCGTGCCGCGGGAATAAATAACACGACCGGTTCTGAAAATTCTATCTTCGGACGCAGTGCGGGCCTTGAGAATATCGCCGGGAATCAGAACTCATTCTTCGGGCGAAACGCAGGCCGCAACACGAACGCCAACCTAAACACAATGATCGGCTACAACGCCGGTCAGGCGAACACGACCGGCATCCGAAACACACTGATCGGAGCCTTAGCGGATGTCGGGGCTCCGGGCCTTACCAACGCGACAGCGATAGGAGCAGAGGCCACTGTCTCGACAAGCAATACCATCGCCCTCGGCAGATCAAACGGTGCCGATCTCGTCCGCATTCCTGGGCGGCTCCGCTTGGGTGTTTTTTCGGCTCCGTCAGCGACTAATCTTTGCATCGACGGCGGAAACCTAGAGGTCACGACCTGTTCATCATCAATTCGGTATAAGGAGAATATTTCAGATTACACTTTGGGTCTCGGGCTTGTCCGCCGGCTTCGGCCTGTTTACTTTGATTGGAAGCACAGCGGAGTGCGCGATTTCGGACTAGTTGCCGAAGAGGTTGCGGCCGTCGAACCGCTTCTTGCAACGACCAACAAAGACGGCGAGATACAAGGTGTGAATTATGAACGCATCGGAGTGGTGCTTGTAAACGCCGTCAACGAACAGCAGACGCGGATCGAATCACAGCAACGGCAGATCAATGAACTGCTCGACGCGAACCGACGCCAGCAAGCGCAGATCGAAGTTCTTACCAAGATCTTTTGCTTGGACAACCCGAACGCGGAGTTCTGTCCGAGTAAG